In one window of Janthinobacterium sp. 1_2014MBL_MicDiv DNA:
- a CDS encoding SpoVR family protein, whose amino-acid sequence MLTRRPAPGHAPQGSSHGGDSHGGDAGALASYAARIEALALEAGLVFPRVDFELVPDSFMAEIAIYGLPVRMRHWSFGVRYIHQLVHQKMGNSHIFEVMFPGDPCHAYMAEHNSVAENTLVTAHVLGHADFASRNELFIRFGAMAGQHILEQSAARAQRIETALQHHGQDQVEAVLDAALALEQHVDIHAALHRPPYPDAPDASAATAPAWRHGPAASGGAGDAVSSTAAALPGPFARRFQRLPGEAAARAAQEAARARLAQRPLLPPRPEYDLLWFIAHHAPEMADWERDIFLAVREESFYFYPVYACQIMNEGWASYWHARLLREADFLPPELYLSAIKSHSDVVRPYAGEHQLALAVNPYHLGFCMWEQIIEREGLARARQICQEDDDFSFIRNYLDAELADRLGLFVHESRRDGETRLASRELPSIREAILAPKYNYGAPSIAITLLKDDGSLVLRHEHQRDGRGLDLEQAERVLAYIARVWRRPVSLHTADFRGTPRVLNSKMDGTPPPPTAPPSSRPAPPAAASPPH is encoded by the coding sequence ATGCTGACGCGAAGGCCAGCGCCGGGCCACGCGCCCCAGGGTAGCAGCCATGGTGGCGACAGCCACGGCGGCGATGCCGGCGCCTTGGCCAGCTATGCGGCGCGCATCGAGGCGCTGGCGCTGGAGGCGGGCCTGGTGTTTCCCCGCGTCGATTTCGAGCTCGTACCCGACAGTTTCATGGCTGAAATCGCCATCTATGGCTTGCCTGTGCGCATGCGCCATTGGTCGTTCGGCGTGCGCTACATCCACCAGCTGGTCCACCAGAAGATGGGCAATTCGCATATCTTCGAAGTCATGTTTCCCGGCGACCCCTGTCATGCGTACATGGCCGAACATAATTCCGTGGCAGAAAACACCCTCGTCACGGCCCATGTGCTGGGCCATGCGGACTTTGCCAGCCGCAACGAGCTGTTCATCCGCTTCGGCGCCATGGCGGGCCAGCACATTCTGGAACAAAGCGCGGCGCGCGCGCAGCGCATCGAGACGGCGCTGCAGCATCATGGCCAGGACCAGGTCGAAGCCGTGCTCGACGCGGCGCTCGCCCTCGAACAGCACGTGGACATCCATGCCGCCCTGCATCGCCCACCCTACCCCGATGCGCCGGACGCGTCCGCTGCCACCGCACCTGCCTGGCGCCACGGCCCTGCCGCCAGCGGGGGCGCCGGCGATGCCGTTAGCAGTACCGCTGCCGCCCTGCCCGGCCCGTTTGCCCGGCGTTTCCAGCGCTTGCCGGGCGAAGCGGCCGCGCGCGCGGCGCAGGAGGCGGCGCGGGCGCGGCTGGCGCAGCGTCCGCTGCTGCCGCCCCGGCCCGAGTACGACTTGCTGTGGTTCATCGCCCATCATGCGCCGGAGATGGCCGATTGGGAACGCGACATTTTCCTGGCCGTGCGCGAAGAGTCGTTTTACTTCTATCCCGTCTATGCCTGCCAGATCATGAACGAAGGCTGGGCTTCGTACTGGCATGCGCGGTTGCTGCGCGAGGCAGATTTTTTGCCGCCGGAACTGTATCTGTCCGCCATCAAGTCCCATTCGGACGTGGTGCGCCCGTATGCGGGCGAGCATCAACTGGCGCTGGCCGTCAATCCCTACCACCTGGGTTTTTGCATGTGGGAACAGATCATCGAACGCGAAGGATTGGCGCGCGCCCGTCAAATTTGCCAGGAAGACGATGATTTCAGTTTCATCCGCAATTATCTCGATGCGGAACTGGCCGACCGCCTGGGCCTGTTCGTGCATGAAAGCCGGCGCGATGGCGAAACGCGGCTGGCCAGCCGCGAGCTGCCATCGATCCGCGAAGCGATCCTGGCGCCCAAATACAATTATGGCGCACCCAGCATTGCCATTACCTTGCTGAAAGACGATGGCAGCCTCGTCCTGCGCCACGAACACCAGCGCGATGGCCGTGGCCTCGACCTGGAACAGGCGGAACGGGTGCTGGCCTACATCGCCCGCGTCTGGCGCCGCCCCGTCAGCCTGCACACGGCCGACTTCCGCGGCACGCCACGGGTGCTCAACAGCAAGATGGATGGCACGCCGCCACCGCCCACGGCGCCTCCGTCATCGAGGCCAGCGCCACCAGCGGCCGCGTCGCCTCCGCATTAG
- the prsT gene encoding XrtA/PEP-CTERM system TPR-repeat protein PrsT translates to MARPFPPCLSRLPAAALCCALLLPALTGCHGTQDSASLLADAQQYRQKGEARAAIIQLKNLLQKEPENAAARLLLGSIYLDTGEALSAEKELRKAKSLGLTQQQVMPLLGKSWLMLGQFDKVLAEVADDAAQPPSVQALRGDALLALGRQDAARTLYTRMLDGHPGQVEALLGLARIAALEQQLTAAELLLAQALKSAPASLDALRLQGDLQRLQGKNGAARLAYQQILKLKPGDTQAHIDLANLDIVEGRFAEAAARLATARRSAPGSLGLLQAQALLDFRQGKHKAALQALQLVLKAAPEHMPSILLAGAVQLALGSPQLAESYLRRFLAVYPQHLYAVKMMASIELMRGKTDAAIDLLLPVLTAFPEDVELLSLAGEAHLRARRYDKATAYFEKASTLAPDTAKLHAALGISRLGMGENSRAINELERASMLDKSTPQAGTMLVMTLLRNKQNDKALASVKLMEEQQKGTNPVLLNLKGGVYLALRDVRAARASFEQALEMDPVYLPALNNLAQIDLAEKKPERAKLRFEQALAKSPKNADLCAALAKLAASQGKTDEARRWLERAHRDNPDAVAPALLLSNFYLKTGAADKALELARTLQTGHPGDADALALRAQVEYSAGQAPAALDSYSKLASVQTASAPLQMRIASLHLALGDHASALQAVRRAQALDPTLLDAQVIEVAMLLSLNRQREALAVARKVQQQQPKLAAGYKLEGDVLMEQKLPQQAVKLYEHAFQLSKIGPLQVQLYRALQAAGQEREADTRMAAWLNEHPDDLPTRTYLAGTKLMAKQYGAAIEQFQYIVARDKDNVVALNDLAWAYQQEKDGRAQATAEQAFKLAPGNPSVLDTLGWIVLEQGDVKRATLLLRKAAGLAPKATEIQYHLGVALAKSGDKPGARQQLEQLLAANKDFPQRAEAQALLTRL, encoded by the coding sequence ATGGCCCGTCCCTTCCCGCCCTGCCTTTCCCGCCTGCCTGCCGCCGCGCTGTGCTGCGCCCTGCTGTTGCCGGCCCTGACGGGCTGCCATGGCACGCAAGACAGTGCATCCCTGCTGGCCGACGCGCAGCAGTACCGCCAGAAGGGCGAGGCGCGGGCCGCCATCATCCAGCTGAAGAACCTGCTGCAAAAGGAACCGGAAAACGCGGCCGCGCGGCTGCTGCTGGGCAGTATCTATCTCGACACGGGCGAGGCGCTGTCGGCGGAGAAAGAATTGCGCAAGGCAAAATCGCTGGGCCTTACCCAGCAGCAGGTGATGCCGCTGCTGGGCAAGTCCTGGCTGATGCTGGGCCAGTTCGACAAGGTGCTGGCCGAGGTCGCCGACGATGCGGCCCAGCCGCCATCCGTGCAGGCCCTGCGCGGCGACGCCCTGCTGGCCCTGGGCCGGCAGGACGCGGCGCGCACCTTATATACGCGCATGCTCGACGGCCATCCCGGCCAGGTGGAAGCGCTGCTGGGCCTGGCGCGCATCGCGGCGCTGGAACAGCAGCTGACGGCCGCCGAGCTGCTGCTGGCGCAGGCGTTAAAGTCCGCGCCGGCCAGCCTCGACGCCTTGCGCCTGCAGGGCGACCTGCAGCGGTTGCAGGGCAAGAACGGGGCCGCGCGCCTGGCCTACCAGCAGATACTCAAACTGAAACCCGGCGATACGCAGGCGCATATCGACCTCGCCAACCTCGACATCGTGGAAGGCCGCTTTGCGGAAGCGGCGGCGCGGCTGGCCACGGCGCGCAGGTCGGCGCCCGGCAGCCTGGGCCTGCTGCAGGCGCAGGCGCTGCTCGATTTTCGCCAGGGCAAGCACAAGGCCGCCCTGCAAGCGTTGCAGCTGGTGCTCAAGGCCGCGCCCGAGCACATGCCGTCCATCTTGCTGGCCGGCGCCGTGCAACTGGCGCTCGGTTCGCCGCAACTGGCGGAGAGCTACCTGCGGCGCTTCCTGGCCGTGTATCCGCAGCATCTGTATGCCGTCAAGATGATGGCCTCGATCGAATTGATGCGCGGCAAGACCGATGCGGCCATCGACCTGCTGCTGCCCGTGCTGACGGCCTTTCCCGAGGACGTGGAATTGCTGTCGCTGGCCGGCGAGGCGCATTTGCGGGCGCGCCGCTACGACAAGGCCACGGCGTATTTTGAGAAGGCCAGCACGCTGGCGCCGGACACGGCCAAGCTGCATGCGGCGCTGGGCATCAGCCGCCTGGGCATGGGCGAAAACAGCCGCGCCATCAACGAGCTGGAGCGGGCAAGCATGCTCGACAAGAGCACGCCGCAGGCGGGCACCATGCTGGTGATGACCCTGCTGCGCAACAAGCAGAACGACAAGGCCCTGGCCAGCGTAAAGTTGATGGAAGAGCAGCAAAAAGGCACGAATCCCGTGCTGCTGAACCTGAAAGGCGGCGTTTACCTGGCGCTGCGCGACGTGCGGGCCGCGCGCGCCAGTTTCGAGCAGGCATTGGAGATGGACCCCGTCTACCTGCCGGCCCTGAACAACCTGGCGCAGATCGACCTGGCCGAGAAAAAACCCGAGCGGGCCAAGCTGCGCTTCGAGCAGGCACTGGCGAAGTCGCCGAAAAATGCCGACCTGTGCGCGGCGCTGGCCAAGCTGGCCGCCTCGCAGGGCAAGACGGACGAGGCGCGGCGCTGGCTCGAGCGGGCCCACCGCGACAATCCCGACGCCGTCGCGCCAGCCCTGCTGCTCAGCAATTTTTACCTGAAGACGGGCGCGGCGGACAAGGCGCTGGAGCTGGCGCGCACCTTGCAGACGGGCCATCCCGGTGACGCCGATGCGCTGGCCCTGCGCGCGCAGGTGGAATACAGTGCCGGCCAGGCGCCGGCGGCGCTCGACAGCTACAGCAAGCTGGCCAGCGTGCAAACCGCCTCGGCCCCCCTGCAGATGCGCATCGCCAGCCTGCACCTGGCGTTGGGAGACCATGCAAGCGCCTTGCAAGCCGTGCGGCGGGCACAGGCGCTCGACCCCACCTTGCTCGACGCGCAAGTGATCGAAGTGGCCATGCTGCTGTCGCTGAACCGCCAGCGTGAAGCGCTGGCCGTGGCACGCAAGGTGCAGCAACAGCAGCCGAAGCTGGCGGCCGGCTACAAGCTCGAAGGCGACGTGCTGATGGAGCAGAAGCTGCCGCAGCAAGCCGTCAAGCTGTACGAACATGCGTTCCAGCTCAGCAAGATCGGCCCGCTGCAAGTGCAGCTGTACCGCGCCCTGCAGGCGGCCGGCCAGGAACGCGAGGCCGACACGCGCATGGCGGCCTGGCTGAACGAGCATCCGGACGACTTGCCCACACGTACTTACCTGGCCGGCACCAAGCTGATGGCCAAGCAATACGGCGCGGCCATCGAGCAATTCCAGTACATCGTTGCCAGGGACAAGGATAATGTAGTGGCGCTGAACGACCTGGCCTGGGCTTACCAGCAGGAAAAGGATGGGCGCGCGCAGGCCACGGCCGAGCAGGCGTTCAAGCTGGCGCCGGGGAATCCTTCCGTGCTCGACACCCTGGGCTGGATCGTGCTGGAGCAAGGCGATGTGAAACGCGCCACGCTGCTGCTGCGCAAGGCGGCAGGGCTGGCGCCGAAGGCAACGGAAATCCAGTACCACCTGGGCGTGGCGCTGGCGAAGTCGGGCGACAAGCCGGGCGCGCGCCAGCAACTGGAACAGCTGCTGGCCGCCAACAAGGACTTTCCACAGCGGGCCGAGGCGCAGGCCTTGCTGACCCGGCTCTAG
- a CDS encoding S1 family peptidase, which translates to MNYPSTLLFGLALALAAAPSRADATLAQAIARVKPSVVGVGSLQKTRTPPMNFIGTGFATGDGLSVLTCAHVIQKLLDANPNEIIGILTGQGEAAQFRPAKVLSIDTEHDLALLRLAGVPLPALALGDAASVREGQAMAFTGFPLGMLLGLHHVTHRATVSSLTPVVMPSENAQRLDARRLAQLQKSPYTVFQLDATAYPGSSGSPLFDPETGLVYGIVNMVYVKGLKETAISAPSGITYAIPGNHMQAILLKNK; encoded by the coding sequence ATGAACTATCCATCCACCTTGCTGTTCGGCCTGGCCCTGGCCCTGGCCGCCGCGCCCAGCCGCGCCGATGCCACCCTGGCGCAAGCCATTGCCCGCGTCAAACCGTCGGTCGTCGGCGTCGGCAGCCTGCAAAAGACGCGCACGCCGCCGATGAACTTTATCGGCACGGGCTTTGCCACGGGCGACGGCTTGAGCGTGCTGACCTGCGCCCACGTGATCCAGAAGCTGCTCGACGCCAATCCCAACGAAATCATCGGCATCCTCACGGGCCAGGGCGAGGCGGCGCAGTTTCGTCCGGCCAAGGTGTTGTCGATCGACACGGAGCACGACCTGGCCCTGCTGCGCCTGGCCGGCGTGCCGCTGCCGGCCCTGGCGCTGGGCGACGCGGCCAGCGTGCGCGAAGGCCAGGCCATGGCGTTTACGGGCTTTCCCCTGGGTATGCTACTGGGCTTGCACCACGTTACGCACCGCGCCACCGTGTCGTCGCTGACGCCCGTCGTCATGCCCAGCGAAAACGCGCAGCGGCTCGATGCGCGGCGCCTGGCGCAGTTGCAAAAATCGCCGTACACCGTGTTCCAGCTGGACGCGACGGCGTATCCGGGCAGCAGCGGCAGCCCGCTGTTCGATCCCGAGACGGGACTCGTTTATGGCATCGTCAACATGGTCTACGTGAAAGGCTTGAAAGAAACGGCCATCAGCGCGCCCAGCGGCATCACCTACGCGATACCGGGCAACCACATGCAGGCGATCCTGCTGAAAAATAAATGA
- a CDS encoding SDR family oxidoreductase translates to MAAPQCIAAGPLPARGEDSRAPGAAGGGIAGIAGAAGPAAAAVGEASATPVAASAGAAAVAGAAAASGAGAGAAAYAQACAGLGQAPRRWLVTGAAGFIGSHLMETLLKLGQQVRGLDNFMTGHRHNLEQVRASVGEEAWRRCDFLEADIRELPACAAACDGIDYVLHQAALGSVSRSLEDPLLCHAVNVGGFLNMLAAARAAGVQRFVYAASSATYGDHPALPKVEQHIGAPLSPYALSKYIDELYAHVYARCYATRAVGLRYFNVFGPRQDPLGAYAAVIPRWIAAMLANQPVQIHGDGATSRDFCFVNNAVQANILAATCADPAAVNQVYNVAVNARTSLTQLHATMQRMLLAICPQHVPLAPQYGEFRPGDVRHSQADIAKAARLLGYMPTHDLAQGLQETIAWYAAQATAPGGLPAATQRTAV, encoded by the coding sequence ATGGCGGCCCCGCAATGCATTGCGGCCGGCCCGCTGCCGGCGCGCGGCGAGGACTCCCGGGCACCGGGCGCCGCAGGGGGCGGCATTGCCGGCATTGCCGGCGCTGCCGGTCCCGCAGCCGCCGCAGTGGGGGAGGCCAGCGCGACCCCTGTTGCGGCCAGTGCCGGTGCCGCCGCTGTTGCCGGCGCGGCCGCGGCCAGCGGCGCCGGCGCGGGAGCTGCCGCCTATGCGCAGGCTTGCGCCGGGCTGGGGCAGGCGCCGCGACGCTGGCTCGTCACAGGCGCGGCCGGATTCATCGGCTCGCACCTGATGGAAACCCTGCTGAAGCTGGGCCAGCAGGTGCGCGGCCTCGACAATTTCATGACGGGGCACCGGCATAATCTCGAGCAAGTACGCGCCAGCGTGGGCGAAGAGGCGTGGCGGCGCTGCGACTTCCTCGAAGCCGATATCCGCGAGTTGCCGGCCTGCGCCGCCGCCTGCGACGGCATCGATTATGTGTTGCACCAGGCGGCGCTCGGCTCCGTCTCGCGCTCGCTGGAAGACCCCTTGCTGTGCCATGCCGTCAATGTCGGCGGCTTTCTCAACATGCTGGCCGCCGCGCGCGCCGCCGGCGTGCAGCGCTTCGTGTATGCGGCCTCGAGCGCGACCTACGGCGACCACCCGGCCTTGCCGAAAGTGGAGCAGCATATCGGCGCACCGCTGTCGCCGTATGCGCTGAGCAAATATATCGACGAACTGTACGCACACGTGTATGCGCGTTGCTACGCCACCCGGGCCGTGGGCTTGCGCTATTTCAATGTCTTTGGCCCAAGGCAAGATCCGCTGGGCGCCTATGCGGCCGTGATACCGCGCTGGATCGCGGCCATGCTGGCGAACCAGCCCGTGCAGATCCACGGCGACGGCGCCACCAGCCGCGACTTTTGCTTCGTGAATAATGCCGTGCAGGCGAATATCCTGGCCGCCACGTGCGCCGACCCGGCCGCCGTCAACCAGGTCTACAACGTGGCCGTCAACGCCCGCACCAGCCTGACGCAGCTGCACGCCACCATGCAGCGCATGCTGCTAGCCATCTGTCCGCAGCACGTGCCGCTGGCGCCCCAATATGGCGAATTTCGCCCCGGCGACGTGCGCCACTCGCAGGCCGACATCGCCAAGGCGGCCCGTCTGCTCGGCTACATGCCCACGCACGACCTGGCACAAGGCTTGCAGGAGACTATCGCCTGGTACGCGGCGCAGGCCACGGCGCCGGGGGGCTTGCCTGCTGCCACGCAGCGCACCGCCGTGTAA
- a CDS encoding nucleotide sugar dehydrogenase — MDSNAGVVAVVGLGYVGLQLAVAFGTRQRTIGFDLSARKVESYRNCIDPTGEVSTEQLRAAQWLSVGCDPAELQLADFIVVAVPTPVDAAHNPDFSALAGASAAVGRHMRRGATVIYESTVYPGATEDICIPLLEQHSGLRWKEDFHVGFSPERINPGDRAHTLHSIRKVVSGDDAGTLEQVARLYEGVVGAGVHRASSIRVAEAAKVIENTQRDLNIALMNELAIIFDRIGIDTLEVLQAAGTKWNFLPFRPGLVGGHCIGVDPYYLTHKAEMLGYHPHVILAGRRINDGMAKFVAEKTIKEMVRAGFKLKGSHVNVLGLTFKENCPDLRNSKVVDMIHELQSYGVQVHVHDPVADGREALEEYGLTLESWEQLPQAQAIISAVSHQALLARPLADYQAKVVENGCFIDIKSHFDPRPLEEAGLHVWRL; from the coding sequence ATGGACAGCAACGCGGGCGTGGTGGCGGTGGTGGGACTGGGCTATGTGGGCTTGCAGCTGGCCGTCGCGTTCGGCACGCGCCAGCGCACCATCGGCTTTGACTTGTCGGCGCGCAAGGTGGAAAGCTACCGCAATTGCATCGACCCGACGGGCGAGGTGAGCACGGAGCAGCTGCGCGCCGCGCAGTGGCTGAGCGTGGGCTGCGACCCGGCCGAGCTGCAACTGGCCGATTTCATCGTCGTCGCCGTGCCCACGCCCGTCGACGCCGCGCATAATCCCGATTTTTCCGCGCTGGCCGGCGCCAGCGCCGCCGTCGGCCGCCACATGCGGCGCGGCGCCACCGTCATCTACGAATCGACCGTGTATCCGGGCGCCACCGAGGACATCTGCATCCCCTTGCTGGAACAGCATTCGGGATTGCGCTGGAAGGAGGATTTTCACGTGGGCTTCTCGCCCGAGCGCATCAACCCCGGCGACAGGGCGCACACCCTGCACAGCATCCGCAAGGTGGTCTCCGGCGACGATGCCGGGACGCTCGAGCAAGTGGCGCGCCTGTACGAAGGCGTGGTCGGGGCCGGCGTGCACAGGGCCTCCAGCATCCGCGTGGCGGAAGCGGCGAAAGTCATCGAAAACACGCAGCGGGACCTGAATATCGCGCTGATGAACGAGCTGGCCATCATCTTCGACCGCATCGGCATCGACACCCTGGAAGTGCTGCAGGCGGCCGGCACGAAATGGAATTTCCTGCCATTCCGGCCCGGCCTGGTGGGCGGCCACTGCATCGGCGTCGACCCTTATTACCTGACGCACAAGGCGGAAATGCTCGGTTACCACCCGCACGTGATCCTGGCCGGGCGCCGCATCAACGACGGCATGGCCAAGTTCGTGGCGGAAAAAACCATCAAGGAAATGGTGCGCGCCGGCTTCAAGCTGAAAGGTTCGCACGTCAACGTGCTGGGCCTGACGTTCAAGGAAAACTGCCCCGATCTGCGCAATTCGAAGGTGGTCGACATGATCCATGAACTGCAATCGTACGGCGTGCAGGTGCATGTGCACGACCCCGTCGCCGACGGCCGCGAAGCGCTGGAAGAGTACGGCCTGACGCTGGAAAGCTGGGAGCAGCTGCCGCAGGCGCAAGCCATCATCAGCGCCGTGTCGCACCAGGCGCTGCTGGCCCGGCCGCTGGCCGATTACCAGGCCAAGGTGGTGGAAAACGGCTGTTTCATCGACATCAAGTCGCATTTCGACCCGCGTCCGCTGGAAGAGGCTGGCTTGCACGTGTGGCGGCTGTGA